The following DNA comes from Cucumis sativus cultivar 9930 chromosome 7, Cucumber_9930_V3, whole genome shotgun sequence.
AATAGAAACCGTGTTTTTGGCATGAGTGTCTTCAGGTGGAGATTTCTTTCAAGTTATCGTGGATGGTTGTTTGTCACTTGAAAGGAACATCTTTCtaatttattcttctcttttgttaGTAGTTATGGTAGCTTATAACTAGGGAGAAGTCATTAAAAATCAGTACTTGTTCAGTGAAGCATAGACTAAACTTTACATactttttcaaacttcaacgaaccttaattattatgaataCAACTTTCAAACGACTCAAACGTGAACATTACATATGAAAGTACTATAAATTCAATGCATAATAAATACTCCATCGAGGCCATCAAAAGTACgtttaaattcataattaaaatgacCTCAACAGTGATTTTCAAGCCcccaaaattgtttttttctttataataaaaccattttgtttgtttgtttttatagaCTGCATTTTTTACAAgtggataaaataaaacataacagCAAGATAAAAACATGGAAAAAGAGAGCTCTTTAAGCATAGCAGACGCAGAAGGCCATGGAGTCTAATGGGAAGCAAATGAAGAgaataatacaataaaaagttcCAAAGTAATTTCTTTTCAGCAATCCATTCCAAATAACAAACATGGTTCTCGTACAAATACACCTATTTTAAGAACATCATTTAATTcattacattaaaattaaaaaaagaaaaaagaaaagaaaagaaaagaaaccaatGCTATTGAGTCGATAACATgacaaaatacttcaaaatttctttcattattcATAGATCCAACACCAACCTAGGAATCATCCATTAGGAACGTCGTATAGATCAGGTAATCCAACAAAAATGCCCGTAAACAAGGGATAAATCACATCAATTTGATTTTCCAGAAGCAATCCCAGCTCGAAAGAAATCCCCATCTACGCCTGCAAATCAGGAAAACGGAACAATCTTATCATCAACCATGCAAAGTCGAACTTCCACCACAAGCTAGTAAACTTTTGTACACTAATATCCCAACCAAACTGATTGAGAAACAAACCATTTCCTTATGCCtcttctaattcttttaaatgaaGTTCCTTTTCAGGCAATACTGATATATGGTTATTTCTTATTCTATTGTATACTGCAGAAAATTTGTTCATTGAGTTACACAAAGAACATGGTTATTTTTTACCTTGTTGGCAATATTGTTTGAGAGCCAGTCAAGTCCTTCATACAGCCCTTCACCGGATGTGGCACATGTGCTCTGGATGTACCTGAAACAGGATTTCAAGACATGGTACTAATTACTACCGAAAAGTTTTAAGCAATTGCAAGTTTTTTAAGAGTTTATGGTCGTCAAATGTACCAGTGACGTTGCCGGAGGGAGTGAAGACCAAGCTTGTCGGTGATCTCAGCAGCATTCATGGCATTAGGAAGATCTTGCTTGTTGGCAAATACCAAAAGCACAGCATCCCTCAGCTCATCCTGTAAGTGCAACGCATGTATGTTATCATCTAGACAACATAGTAGAAtgaaacaatttttcattgtATCGAAGTCTAATAATCAAATTCCATTATGAGTACCTCATTCAACATTCTGTGCAGCTCATCCCTAGCTTCAACAACACGGTCTCTGTCATTGCTATCCACCACAAAAATAAGTCCTTGGGTGTTCTGGAAATAATGCCTCCACAATGGTCGGATCTTGGAACAAAACAAGCACCAAATAAGTGGAAAGAACAATTAATATCATCCATGTGCTAGAAGATTGGCTACCAACTATGAGTCCATGGAAGCACAAGTGTCGAATTGTTTAAACAtgttaaatagaaaattttagtaCCAACATTCCtaagaaagttgaaaagtttaaaGGGATTCAGTAGTAAAATCTATACTTATGACTAAAAAGCTAGgtatgacaagaaaaaaaagaaaatgataagcCAGATTTAACATCAAACAAATACACATTGAttgatttaaaacaatcatCTACCAAGTTACACATGTACCATGCTCAAAATAATAGCAACGTCTTCATTTATACACACTGTCAGAAATCTAGCACCTTGAAACGATCAAATGTACCTTGTCTTGGCCCCCCACATCCCAGACGGTGAAGCTGATGTTCTTGTATTCCACAGTCTCAACATTAAAACCTGCATAGCCATACGCAAGTGAGTTATACCTCGGATCTCACATTCTCCTTTTTCAGAAACAGTAATCGCAAACTAAGATTATGTATTCACAAAAGCTTCTTGTACAGAAATCAAAATGCCAATATGCAGTTAGGTCAAAGTGTTTAGTCTTGAACATCACATTGTTTCTAAATTCTATCACCCcactttttcaaagatatcAAGTCTGGAATCCTGCGGTGAATTATGACAGAAACTTATGTTTGCAAGGTTCACTCAAAGGCATAGGCTTTAATTAACTGAAattcacaaaagaaatatcCCTCCTTCCATATTGATAACAATTGAAGGCGTACAAATAAGAAATGCAAGTGTGAGCCTTTACAGATCCTATGtgtttaattagattaatCATCCAGTTCTCCTCTATAAATTCATCTCCTTGAAGATAAAACAACAATTCATTATactaacttaaaaaattttgtGATGAGGACAATCATGCAAACAAACATGAAACTACCAAGTTAAACAATTATATTCAATGCCTATGATCTAGACACAAATGACTAATCATCAAATTGTTGTAAACAAAACGCATCAACTGTAACATTTATTAATCCGTGAAATCAGTAGTTGGATATAGAAACAACAACTTACCGATGGTAGGAATGGTGGTGACAATTTCTCCCAGCTTGAGCTTGTAAAGGATTGTCGTCTTACCAGCTGCGTCAAGACCCACCATGAGAATACGCATCTCCTTCTTGGCAAAGAGCCGGCTGAAAAGCTTGGTAAAAGACAGCCCCATTTTTCAAGTAAACTGAATACAAACACAACAAGCCGGCATCAGTTACCCCTTAAAATACTACGACATCAAATACTTAAATCAGCCAAAAATGTAAAGCCAAcccaaaaaagaagaggatCCGATCTTTGTAATTCAAAAATCAACTAGCCCagattcaaaatcaaactccAAACACATTACCATAATGCCACTTTTACccacaattcaaattaaaaacaaggACCGCTAGATCCAGCACAAAGAAAACGCATCCAACCAATCTGTTAAACACATGCATCAATAAAAATCCAGGTATAAACATAGGAAACgcaattcaaataaaaaagggtGGTCGTCAGATCAGATCCAAATACAAAACATCAAGGCGAGAAAACAGAAACCCAGatcagaaaataaaaaa
Coding sequences within:
- the LOC101217563 gene encoding ADP-ribosylation factor; the protein is MGLSFTKLFSRLFAKKEMRILMVGLDAAGKTTILYKLKLGEIVTTIPTIGFNVETVEYKNISFTVWDVGGQDKIRPLWRHYFQNTQGLIFVVDSNDRDRVVEARDELHRMLNEDELRDAVLLVFANKQDLPNAMNAAEITDKLGLHSLRQRHWYIQSTCATSGEGLYEGLDWLSNNIANKA